The genomic interval ACTGCCACGATACTATGAGGGACGAGCTCGGTACAACGTGACGAAAGTAGTAGAGAGGGGAGATTAGCGGGCTGGGGCGACTTTTTTCTGACACCGGGTGCACCGGCCAAAGAAGTCCACGACATGGTCGAGGACGGCGAATCGTCTGTCCGGCACGCTGACCTGGCAGTCCGCCACACTGGCGACCGAGCCGCAGTCGAGGCAGATCATGTGATGGTGATGGCCGGGGGCGCAGAAGACGTACCGCGTCGTCCGGTTTGTTTGCGGGAACGACCGGCAGAGTCCCGCCTCCGTGAGGGCCGCGATGAGCCGGTACACGGTGGCGCGGCCCGGGTGCAGCCCTGCCTGCTCGGCCGCAGCGCGCAACTCCTCTGGTGTATACCAGCGCCGCGAAGAGGCGAAGAGCCGGAGGAGCCGGCGCCGGACCGGGGTTACGCGGAGGCCCACTTGTCGCAGCCGTGCCCAGACGGCTTCAGGGAGTGTCGATGATGTCGCCATGAGTGCCTCTCATCTGTTCGACTTTCGAAACGATCCGTCCTTGTCATCGTCGGCTCTTGACAACGCCTTTTGCCCCGCCCTATATTTAGGAGACTGAGTCTCGATACCGAATCTCCACAACGGATTATGGGGGAGCCCCTCGATGCTGTCAAGGCGGGCGCACGTGGTGGGGATGATCGTGGTGGTCGGGCTGGGGCTCCTGGGAGCGGCGCGCGCAGCCCCAGCCGCGTCTGTCGCATCGCGCATCATCATCGTCGCGGCAGAGAATTTCTACGGCGACATCGTGGGCCAGATCGGCGGCGACCACGTGGCTGTGACGAGCATCATCACCGACCCCAACGTCGACCCGCATGAGTACGTCATCAACGCGCGGGATGGGGCGGCCGTCGCCAACGCCCGCCTGGTCATCCAAAACGGGATCGGCTACGACGATTTCATGAACCAGTTGATGGCCGCGTCGCCAAATCCACAGCGCAAGGTGATTGTCGTGGCCGAGCTGACCGGCCACAAGAAGGGCGACAATCTGCACCTCTGGTACGATCCCCCGACGATCCCCAAGGTCGCTCAAGCCGTCCTCGAGGCGCTCGTCCAGATCGATCCGGGCAACGCGACCTCCTTTCGCAACTGGTACCGAGCGTTTCAGGCCTCGCTGCTGCCCCTGAATCAGGCGATCGCCAACACCAAGGCGCAATACGGGGGCACCCCGATCGCGTTTACCGAGCCCGTCTTCGGCTACATGGCCGCCGCTCTGGGGTTGAACGTCCTCACTCCCATAGAGTTTCAAAAAGCGATTGAGGAAGGGGAGGATCCGCCGGCTTCCGCGCTGGCCCGGATGGAGGACCAGCTCAAGACACACCAGGTGAAGGTGCTCTTGTACAACACCCAGACGGTCTCCCCCATCACCACCCGGGTCCGGGAGCTGGCGAGACGCGTGGGCGTGCCCGTGGTGGGCGTGTCGGAGACCGAGCCGCCGGGGAAGTCCTTCCAGCAGTGGATGCTCTCCCAATTGGAGGCGTTGCGGGCGGCGCTCGCAGCGAGTAAGTAGTGTCGGACTTCCCTGCGATCAGGCTGGACCACGCACTCTTGCATTTTGGCCACGGGCCGCTGTGGGAGGGTTTGTCGCTGGTGGTGCCGCCCGGGGAGTTTCTCGCTGTGCTGGGCCCCAATGGCACCGGCAAGACCTCGCTCCTCCGCGTCCTGTTGGGTCTCCAGCCGCTCAGCGAGGGGCAGGCAGAGGTGCTTGGACGCGTTCCTCACCGCGGCAACCCGGCGATCGGGTACATTCCCCAGCAACGAGCCTTTGATGCCGATCTGCCACTTCGCGGCCGCGATCTGGTGCGGTTTGGGTTGGACGGGCACCAGTGGGGCTTCACACGAGATTCGAGGGTCGCGCGCCGCCAAGTTGACGAGATTCTGACGCTGCTCGATGCCCGGGCGTTTGCCGACGAACCGATCGGACGGCTCTCGGGCGGAGAGCAGCAGCGTCTTCGGGTCGCACAGGCCCTGATCGGCAGGCCCCGTTTACTGCTCTGCGACGAGCCACTCCTCAGCCTGGACCTGAACTATCAGCAGACGATCGTGCAGTTGCTCTCGGAGTGGAACCGCCAGCGAGGGGTCACCGTTATCTTCGTGACGCACGATGTCAACCCGCTCTTGGCCGTGATCGATCGCGTATTACTGCTCGCCGGTGGTCCATGGGCGGTCGGCGATGTCGACGAGGTGTTGACTTCCGAGACCCTCACCCGTCTCTATAGACGGCCGGTGGAGGTGCTGCGCATCGAGGGGCGGGTCGTGGTCCTGGGCGCTGAACTCGGGGGCCACGAGCCGTTGCCTGGCCATCGGGCGGGCGTCCGATGAGTTCGCTGTGGCACTACGCGTTCGTACAGCACGCGCTGCTCGCCGGGATCATCACCGCCGTCCTGGCGGGTTGCGTCGGGCCGATCGTCACCGCCCGCAATATGTCGTTTGCTGTCCATGGCCTCGCCGAACTCGGCTTCACCGGCGCGGCCGGGGCGGTGCTGCTCGGAGCGTCGCCCATGATCGGGGTGCTGACCGCGACGTTTGCCGCCGCGGCGGCGATCGGGGTCCTTGGAGTTCGTCTGCGCGAACGCGACATCGCGATCGGGAGCGTCCTCGCCTTCGGCACCGGCCTCGGTGTCTTGTTCTTGAGCCTCACCCAGCGCTATGCGACGGAAGCGTTCGGCATCCTCTTCGGGTCGATCCTCGCTGTCACCACGGGGGACATCGTCCGGTCGCTGATCGTCGGAACGGTGGCCATCGCGGTCCTGGCCGTCATCTACCGCCCGTTGCGCTTTGCCAGCGTCGATCCCGAGGTGGCGGAGGCCCGCGGCGTCCCCGTCCGTCTGCTCTCCACGGTATTCCTCTTACTGCTGGCGCTCGCTGTCTCGGAGGCCGTCCAAGTCGTGGGTGTCCTGCTGATCCTGACGCTGCTCATCGTCCCGTCGGCGGCCGCGCAGCGGGTCACGGCCCACCCAGGCTTGGTGGTGGCCTACAGTGTGGGGATCGCGCTCGTTGCCACCATCGGCGGCCTCGCCTGCGCGATCTACACATCCCTTCCGGTCAGCTTCTTCGTCGCGACTCTGAGCTTCGCCGCTTATCTGCTCGCGCGCGCTGTAAGTGTGGGTACGATGAAGATGGCGCGGCGGCCATCTGCAGAAGCGGAAGACGCGGGCCGCGGGTCGTTAACGAGGCCTTCCTCGTCCGAGTCTCATTGAACATGGTGGCGCCGAGAGCGTAGACCGGTCACCTCCGCACTTCCGCGGCGTGGTCGCGTGATCGCCATGCCCTGCATCGTGGGCGGCATCGACCAGCAGCACACGTTGCGGCGGCGCTTGGCTACAGTTTCTAGCGCGCGGCAGCGGTGCGCGGGGCGTTTGCCGTTCACTGCAACGAGCGGTATACTTGCCAAAGGGATGCCTGCGGCGTAAAGGAGACACGGTGCGGCAACCGACCTGCAAGGTGCACGAGGGACACAGCCACCGACATGGCTCGGGCTGCGGCCATGTGACCGTCCAGCACGGTGATCACGTCGATTATCTGCATGATGGACACCTGCATCATCCGCACGGCGACCACTGCGACGACCACGGGGCGATTGCCGTTCGGCTGTAGAAGGCTGTTCCCGCGTGCAACGTCAACGCTCGGGTCGGGACGGTCAAGCCGTCCCGTTTTGCGTTGAGCAGTCAAAGAGGTGAGCGTGTGCGGTTCAGTCGGCGTCGATTGATCACGGCCATGGCCGCAGCCGTTGTGGCAGTCGTGCTGCCGTTCGCTCCCCGCTCCTCGATCGCCGATGCCCAACTCTTCGCGGTTAGCGAAGCGGATGAGATCAAGATCGGGCGTCAGGTCGAGGCCGAGGTCCTTAAGACGTACGGGTTCGTCAACGATCCGGCGAAGACCCGATATGTGAGGGGGATTGCCCTCAAACTCGCGCACGTGTCGGAACGGCCGAACCTCCCATGGACCTACCATATCGTGCAAGATGCCTCCGTGAATGCCTTCGCGGCTCCGGGAGGGTTTGTGTTCGTGACCAAAGGGCTGCTGCCGTTCGTCAAGTCCAGGGACGAGCTGGCATTCGTGCTGGGACACGAGACCACCCACATCGCTCACCGGCATGCCGTCGACCTGGCCCAAAAGCAAATGGAGCTGCAGTTCGGCGCCATCCTGATCACCCAGCTGCTCTTCGGAGGCAGTTTGAGCGCGTATCAACTCTCCCAGGTCGCGAGCGGCCTGCTCGGCGCGAAATACTCTCGCGACAAGGAATATGAGGCGGACCACTACGGTGTGATCTTCGCGAAAAAAGCCGGATTTGACCCTCGAGCCTCCGTGTCTTTTTTCGAGCGCCTCCAAGGGTTGGAGCAGAAGCAGGGCGCGGTCGGCACCGCGTTCGCGAGCCATCCTCCGACACCCGATCGGATCAAGGCCGTCCGGGATGAACTCCGGCAGATGGGCTATCAGATCGCCGCCTCGGTCAAATGAGCCTTCAGGAGTATCGCCGGAAGCGACGCTTTGGCCGGACGCCTGAGCCGGAGGGGCGGCCCGGACCGCCTTCGAAGACGGCGGGGAAGCTCACGTATGTGATCCAAAAGCATCAAGCCAGCCACCTTCATTACGACCTCCGCCTCGAGGCGAACGGCGTGATGCTCTCCTGGGCGGTGCCCAAGGGGCCGTCACTCGATCCATCGGTCAAGCGCCTGGCGATGCGCGTGGAAGACCATCCCGTCGACTACGCCCGCTTCGAGGGTGTGATCCCGGAAGGTGAATATGGAGCGGGGACGGTCATGGTCTGGGACCGCGGGACGTGGGTCCCCGACGACCCGGACGTCGATGCCGCGCTGCGGCGGGGTGAGCTGAAGTTCACGCTGCGCGGGACGAAGCTCAAGGGTTCGTGGGTGCTGGTGCGAACCCGCAGCGGCTACCCGGCGTCCTCGGGCCGCCCTGCCTGGCTGCTGATCAAGCACCGTGACGCCTACGCCTCCGATCGGGACGTTACAGTCTCCAGGCCCAACTCGGTGGTTTCCCGGAGGACGCTCGCGGGAATCGCCGGGGCCGCGTCGGGGGATGCGGCCGGGCGAGCCGGAGGGTCTGCCACCGCCGCGATCGTTCGCCGCCCAGCGCCGCGGCGTCGCGCGCCCGCGTCGCGAAGAGGGCAGCGCCGTTGAACGACCGCGTCCCGTTCCGCGTTCACCCGATGCTGGCCACCCTCGTCAAGGAACCCGTTCACCGGCCAGGCTGGGTCTATGAGGAGAAGTACGATGGCGACCGGATCCTGGCATACAAGGAAGGCGCCGCCGTCCGGCTCGTGTCGAGGAACGCGAAGGACCGTACCGCGACGTTCCCAGAGATCGCCGCCGTGATCGGAGGGTTGCCCTCCACCACCCTGCTCTTGGACGGGGAGGTCGTGGCCTTCGATGGGGGCGGCATTTCCCGTTTCCAGCTGCTGCAGCAGGGCCGGATCGAGCCGCACTACGCGATCTTCGATTGCCTCTACCTAGACGGCCGTGACCTGCGCCGCGAGCCGCTCACCGTCCGCCGGAAGTCACTGGAGTCGGCCATCAACAAGAACGAGCGCCTCCTCCTGGCGCGACGCCTGGACAAAGATGGGCTCGCCGCCTACCGCACCGCGAAACGGAAGGGCTACGAAGGGCTGGTGGCCAAGGATCTCTCCTCGCCCTACATCGAGAAGCGTTCGACGAAGTGGCTGAAGGTCAAAGTGCACCAGGAGGACGAGTTTGTGGTCGTGGGCTATACCGCACCAGGGGGCCACCGCAGCCATTTTGGCGCGTTGCTGCTCGGCGCATACGACCACGGGGTTCTTCGCTACGTGGGGAAGGTCGGGACGGGGTTCAGCGAGAGCCGACTGGCATCGCTCTCTCGCAGTTTCCGGCCATTGGTGCGAAAGACGTCTCCGCTCGTCGACCCCCCGCGCGAGCGCGGGGTCACGTACCTGGCGCCCCGCCTTGTCGCCCAGATCGCCTTTGAGGAGTGGACGGCGGACCGAAAGCTGCGGCAGCCCGTCTTTCTCGGGCTCCGAGACGACAAGCGGCCATCGGAGGTCGCCATGCCGGGAGCCACGCCGTGACCCGGCGGCCGGCGGAACGGGCTGCGACGCAACACCTGGCCGTCACCGTGACGCATCCCGATAAGTTCTTCTGGCCCACCGAGGGGTACACCAAACTCGACCTGGCCCATTTCTACAACGCGATCTTTCCCTCTCTCGCTCCCTTCGTGAAAGACCGGCTGCTCACCCTCGAGCGCTGCCCGGACGGGATGCGCGGGGAGTGCTTCTACCAACGCGAGGCGCCGCGGGGGATGCCGCCGCGCACCCCGACGAAGCGGGTCCGTGACGCGAAAGGATCGACGAATTACGTCGTGGGGGGGAGCCGCGCCACACAACTGACGCTCGTCAACCTCGGCTGCATCGCCGTCCATGTCTGGGGCAGCCGGGCGGGGGCCCCTCGCCGGCCCGATTGGGTCTGCTTCGATCTCGATCCGTCGTCGGGCGCGTTCGCCGATGCGGCCCGCGCCGGGCTGCTGGTCAAAGACGCTCTGGACTCGCTCGGGGTCGCCTCGTTTCCTAAGACATCAGGGAGTAGGGGACTGCACGTGTTCGTTCCCATCCGGGTCGGGCCGGACGTCAGCGAGGTGCTCGGATTCGCCGAGGCGTTTGTCAGCCGGCTGGCTGCAGCCCACCCGAAGGACCTGACCGTCGACGCTCACATCGCCGCACGCCGGGGCCGGGTCTATCTCGATCCGTACAGGAATGGGTTCGCCCAGACGGTCGCCGCGCCGTTCTCGGTCCGCCGGCGGCCCAAGGCACCCGTGTCGACGCCGCTCGCGTGGGCGGAGGTGTCGCCGAGACTCGTGCCGTCGGATTTCAATCTGGGCAACTTCGTCGGACGCCGGCAGGGACACACCCCCTGGCAGGACTTCTTCCGGCGACGCCAGTCCCTCGCGGCGGCGATGAAGGCGGTCCGGCGTTTGTAGGTCACCCCGAGAACGTCACGGAGGCAGCGGACCCCATGATCCTTGTGCTGTCGCCCCCCCTTTTTAATGTGCGGCCCCCTGGACCGCGTGCGCGACTTGAATCGCGACGAGGGCCATCATGACGATCACGTAGAAACGCAGGCCCCACAAGAGCACACGGACGCCGCCTGACAGTTGCCGTTGACCAAAGCCGGGGCGTTCCTTAGCGGCGACCAGCTGATCGGCCTCCAGCACCGAGAGCACCGTGTCCGGTCGAAGATCCAGGTGCACAACATCTGAGGGTTCGGCTGGGGCCGTCGCCTCGGCACGGTGGATGGTGGCGCCCGGGGTATCGTGTTCTGGTTTCATCTCCATCACCTCCATGTATGGCTGCGCGAATGCCGAATCTGCGCCGAGACGAACACATCCTACCCGCCGCCCAGGAGCTTGGGAAACACGGTGACCAGCCCGTACCCCAACCCCGCCAAGACCAGCAACGCCGTCACGATCACGATGGCAATATTCGCCCACCGTCCGTTGGTATACTCACCCATGACCACGGGATCATTGACCAGGAGGACCAGGAAGACCAGCGCGGGGGGCATCGCCAGGACCGCGATGACGTTGACGATTAACACGATGTAGGTGAGGGGCGCATTAGGTATCAACACGAGCGCCGCCGCGGCAAGGGCGGACGCGAGTAGCACGCCGTAGAATGACCACCCCTCCCACAGCGGCCGGTTGAGGCTATGCGGCTTATGCAGGACTTCGCCGAAGGCGTACGCGGATGACGTGGAGATGGTGATGGCGGCGACGAGGCCTGCTTCGAAGATCCCCAGGGCAAAAAGAGTGGCGCCGACGCGCCCGATGAGGGGTTGCAACGCCTGGGCGAACTGCGCCGCCTGGAAGTCGCTCGCTTTGATGCCATGCGCGAATAACGGCGCCGTCGCGACGATGGTGGCGATCCCAAAGGTCGCGGCGAGGAGCGTTCCCAGCATCGTGTCCGTCCGGCCCGCCCGAATGTCGCGCGGCTGCAGACCTTTGTCGACCACGGCACTCTGTTGGAAAAACAGCATCCAGGGAGTCACGGTTGCTCCGATATCGGCCATGATGAGCAGCATCACATCGGGCTTCAGGAGACCGCCAGCCGGGACCGGGGACCACGTGAGAAACGAGCGGCCGATCATGCCCCATTGCGGATGGGCGAGGAGAGCCGCCGGTACGAACAGGCCGTTGAACACCGCCAACCCCAGCGTGATGCGCTCCCAGGTCCAGTAGCGGTGTGTGAGGATCACGCCGAATACGATGAGCATTGCGCCACCGACGGCAATCAGCGGGGGGACGCCGAAGAAGCTGAGGCCGGCACGAACCCCGATGAATTCCGTCACCAGCGTGAGGAAGTTGCCGATGACCAGGTCGCCCATCGCGAAGCGCCCCCAGAACCGCCCGAAGCGGTCGAAGATGAGTTCGGCATGCCCGCGGTGCGTCACTGCGCCAAGTCGCACCGTCATTTCCTGCACCACGAACCCCGCTAGGAACGTGACCAGGACAAACGGCACAAAAAACCCGATGCCGTATTGGGCGCCCGTGGCGGCGTAGGACAACATGCTCGGCGCGTCGTTTTCGCCAAGAAACACCAGCACCCCGGGTCCGATGAGGAACCAGAGCGGCAGGAGCCGCCGTGCGAGAGGCGTCCCCGCGCGTCCGGCTCGTCGCGCGCGTTCTACCGCAAGGCGGTCCCGGGCCCGGTCGACATCCTCGTGGGTAATCCCGCTTGAAACCTCACTCCCGGCCAGTTCGGGCCGTGGGGCACCGGACGCGACCTGCGCCGGCAGAGATTCAGACCGTCCCTCCATCATCGCCTCCTGATAGGTTTAAGACTTTGTCGGCACGCTCAGCCATTGGATGTACACTCCCTCACACAGGGCGCGGGGCAGGTTCAATTGACGTCCGTCCACCTCGACCTGACAGTCGCCGTGGCGGCGCGCCACCACCTTGAGCACCACACCCGGCAGCACGCCGAGTTTGGCCAGCCGACGTAACAACGCAGGGCTTCGGTCGCTCACCCGAACCACCACCCCCGTCTCGCCGGGTGAGAGCTTCTCCAGTTGCGGGTATCGGATGTCACGCATGGTCCCATCCGCGGAGGGAATGGGATCACCATGCGGGTCCTGCGTCGGATTTCCCAAGGTCGTAGCGATGCGGGCCTCCACGTCCTCCGAAAGCACGTGCTCCATCCTCTCCGCCTCGCTATCGACTTTGTCGAGGCTCACCCCCAGGTGCTGCGCGAGGTACAATTCAATCAGCCGATGGTGCCGGATGATTTCGAGCGCAATGCGCTGGCCGGCCGGCGTAAGCGCGAAGCCGTGATAGCGAGCATAGGTGACCAGCCGAAGGCGGGCGAGGCGCTTGATCATGTTCGTGGCTGAGGCCGCCGACACGCCTAGCCGCTCGGCGATTTCCGAGGTTGACACGGTGCCCCGATCCTGCTGGAGCTTGTAGATCGCCTTCAAATAGTCTTGCATGACGCCGGTAATGACCGACATTGGATTTCCCCAGGGGCGCAAATTTCCTTCTAGCTGGCTAACGTATATTAGTGCCATCTAAAAATAACGGGAGGAACCGGCGGTGTCAACTGCCGATGCAGCTATCTGGTGGGGTGTGAGACGATCGGTCAGGCCTGCAGGACACCCGAGGCTCTGGTGTGTGCGAGGAAGGCCTCAACGACCTTGGGGTCAAACTGTGTTCCGCTTCCGCGCTCTATCTCCGCGATCGATTTTTCGATCGGCCACGCTTTTCGGTAGGCGCGCACGCCCAGCTGCGCATCAAAGGCATCGGCGATCGCCACGATGCGTCCTGCGATCGGGATCGCCTCACCCTTGAGGCCGTTCGGATACCCGGTCCCGTCCCATCGCTCATGATGGGTGAGGGCAATCTCCTCCGCGCACTTGAGGAGTGGAGACACTCCCTCGGCGAGGATCCTCGCCCCGATCGTCGTGTGCGTCTTGATGATCTCAAACTCCTCGGGCGTCAACTGACCTGATTTGAGCAGGATCTGATCGGGGATCCCAATCTTGCCCACATCGTGCAGCGGGGCCGCGTAGCGGATCAACTCCACTGTGTGCGTGGGGAGCCGCAACGTCTTGGCCAGCACCGCGGAAATCTGGCCGACCCGCATGGCGTGCTTGCCTGAGGGATCCTCGCGAAATTCGGCGACCAGCGCCAACCGCGCGAGGACCTCGAGATGGGCCAGTTCCACGTCCCTGATGTGGTTGTGTTCGCGCATGCCACGCCTCCGCCGTTTCGTCTCGTTCGTGCCCCTTTGCCGGCCGCGCTAGACATCCATCATCCGCGCGGCCCTGCGTCGCTTGACGCCGCGTGCTATAGTGGGCACCGATGATCGTGGTGATGGGTCCCCGGCATACGCCGGCCGAACGAGCGGCGGTGGTTCGCGAGATCGAAGGCGCGGGCCTTCGCGTGCACATGTCCGAGGGTGTCGAGCGAACCGTGATCGGGGTCGTCGGCGACAGCCACACGAAGGAACTGCTCCACGAGAGCTTGGAGGCGATGCTGGGGGTCGAGCGGGTGGTCCGCATCCTGCAGCCGTACAAGCTCGTGAACCGCGAGTTCCACGCCGGGCAAGACTCCACGGTCCGGGTTCGCGACGTGACGATCGGCGGCGGCCGGGTGGTCGTGATCGCGGGACCGTGCTCCGTTGAGAGCCGGCAGCAGGTCGCCGCCACCGCCCGCGCCGTGCGGGCGGCCGGGGCGCACCTCTTGCGCGGCGGCGCGTTCAAGCCGCGAACGTCCCCCTACTCCTTTCAGGGGCTGGAGGAGCTGGCGCTACAGGCCCTGGCCGAGGCGCGCGAAGAAACCGGTTTGCCCGTCGTCACCGAGGCGATGGACGCGCGTCAGCTCGAACTCGTCATCAAATACGCGGACATGGTGCAGATCGGGGCGCGCAACATGCAGAACTACACCTTGCTCCGGGACGCCGGTCGCGCGGGCCACCCGGTGCTCCTCAAACGCGGGCCGAGCGCGACGATCGAAGAACTCTTGCTCGCCGCGGAGTACATCATGTCCGAGGGGAATGCCAACGTCGTGCTGTGCGAGCGCGGCATCCGTACCTTCGAGACCTCGACGCGGTTTACGCTCGATCTGGCCGCGGTACCCGTGCTGAAGGGCCTAAGCCACCTCCCGGTGGTCGTGGATCCGTGCCACAGCTCGGGGAAGTGGAAGCTCGTCGCCCCGATGGCACGAGCGGCGGTGGCCGCGGGCGCGGATGGTCTCTTAGTGGAGGTGCATCCCGAGCCGGATCAAGCCCTCAGTGACGGGCCGCAGCAGTTGACCCCACAACACTTCACCGCCCTGATGGCGGAGGTGAGCGCCGTGGCGCTCGCGATCGGCAAGCGCGTCTAGTCCTGGGCGTTGCGCATCATTCCGGCGCCCGCGCGGTCAATGCGTTCCAGGAGAGTTCGAGCGCTTGAAAGCTCTTGTAGATCAGGTAGATCTGGTTCCACATGCCATCAAAGGCCGCCTTGGCCGCGGCGGGGTCACCGGCCGTGAGCGCCCGCTTGAGCCCCACCGCCCCCGCTTCCTGTGCCGCCGCGTTCGTCGCCGCGGCATCAGCCAGGGCCTTGGCCGCGGCGACGTGTCGGCCGGCCAGCACCTCGGTGGAGTCGCGCAGCCCGCGTTGCTCGGCGCGCTCTGCCACAGTCGCCGTGCCGTACCGCGGCGGGAGTTTGTTGCCGTGCTCGTCCCACAGGGTGTGCGTCGGTTCTAGGTGAGGCGTCACCGAGAGGTAGAGCGTCATCGGCGTGGCTCCAACCACGCGAACCTGGTGCATCTGGTCGGCCCGGGCGAAACACATCTGGCCGGGGCCGAGGACGGCCCGGTCGCCGTCGATCTCGAATTCGGCCTGGCCCTCGAGCACAAGAAACACCTCGTGGCCCAGGTCGTGGCTGTGCCGGGTGGCCACCGTGCCCGGCTCCATCCGCATGAAGCGCGACCGGATCTCCGGAGTGATGACCACATTGCGGACGGCGGTCCGGTAATCGTAGACGTCGAACGGCACGGCGGTCCCTCCCGGCGACTTACGTGTTGGGGTACGCCCGCACGATGTCTCGGACCAGCGCGATATCATGAACGGCGCTCCGCCCATCGGCGATCGGGGTCTTGCCGTCGCGCACGCACGCCCGGAAGTGCTGGAGTTCCAGTTTGAACGGGTTGTCGTGCCAGGAACGCTCCCTCTTCCAGGGCGTGCGGTCGGCGTCCATCCCATGAATGGTGACGGTCGAAGGGAGGCCCCGGGAGAAGCCGGTCGGGAAGGAGACCAACACGCGCTCCCGAGAGCCGTATACTTCGAGCGTTTCCCGAAACTCCCAGAGCTCCGGCAGGTCGACCCAGGTGCAGACCGCCCGCCGCTCATCGGGGTATTCCAGCACGGTGGAGATCCCGCGCCCCTCGGCCCAGATCTCGGTGCTGCGCACGCGCGCCGGCGGGCCAAAGAGGCCGTGCAGGTTGCCGAGATCGTGGATCATGCTGCCGAGGATCGTGGAGTAGGCTCGAAAGAGCGCCGGCGGCACCCGCTCGGGATCGGAGAACCCGAGGGCCTCGGCGACTCCGCGCCGGTATTCGGCGGCCGTCGCCTCACGCATCGCGGCCGGAATGTCGTCGAAGCGGTGCACCCTAAACTCCGCCGTGTGCAGGCTGTTGTCCGGGTGGAGGTGGTTCACTTGAATGAAGCGGACGTCGGTCATCTCCCGGACCCGCGCTTGGGCATACTGGTAGGTCGGGTCGTGCCGTTTCATGTACCCGACCATGAGGATACGCTCGGCCTTCTCCGCCGCGGCGACCATCGCCTCAGCCTCGGCCACCGTCGTGCACATCGGTTTTTCGACGAAGACGTGCTTGCCGGCGCGGGCCGCGGCGATGCTGGGTGCGGCGTGCGACCCAGACGGACATACGATCACGGCCTCGACGTCGCCGCGGACGAGGTCTCGGTAGTCGACGAACCGCCGCTCGGGCGGAACGCCGTATTCCTCCCCCACGGTGGCGAGCAAGGTCGGGGAGAGATCGCACAACCCCGCAATCACGAACTCGTCGCTGAGCTCCCGGAGGTGGGGGAGGTGTTGGATCTGAGCGATCGCCCCGCAGCCGATGATGCCGATCTTGAGTGTGTTCAACTGATCGCCCTCCTGAGTTTGGGATCCATAAAATCTCTGAGCGAGTCCCCGAAGAGGTTGGCGGCCATGATCGTGAGCGTGATGGCCACCCCAGGGAAGATCACCATCCACCATGGCGGTTTGAACGCTTCGGCCAGCACGCCGCCGAGCATGTTCCCCCAACTCGGCGCCGGCGGCGGCACCCCGACCCCAAGGAAGCTGAGCGCCGACTCGGCGAAGATGGCCGTCCCCAGATTCAGGCTGACGATCACGAGCAGGGGCGCCACACACTGGGGAGCGATGTGACGGGGGATGATGCGGATCGGCGCCGCCCCGATCGCCCGGGCGGCGTCGACGTAGGCCGACTCCCTGATCGAGAGGACCACCGAGCGGATCACGCGGGTCGATAGCGGAACACGAGTCACGGCGATGGCGACGATGACGGTGTGGAGCCCGGAGCCGAGGCCCGTCAGCAGCAGCATCGCCAGGATGAGCGCGGGGAACGAGAGCAGCACCTCGAGGACCCGCTGGCTGATCATGTCGAATCGACGGCCCAGGTAGCCGGAGGTGAGACCCCAGACGAAGCCGACGCTGTCGCCGAGGAGCACCGAGCTCGCGGCGACCAGCAGCGTGATG from bacterium carries:
- a CDS encoding cupin domain-containing protein codes for the protein MPFDVYDYRTAVRNVVITPEIRSRFMRMEPGTVATRHSHDLGHEVFLVLEGQAEFEIDGDRAVLGPGQMCFARADQMHQVRVVGATPMTLYLSVTPHLEPTHTLWDEHGNKLPPRYGTATVAERAEQRGLRDSTEVLAGRHVAAAKALADAAATNAAAQEAGAVGLKRALTAGDPAAAKAAFDGMWNQIYLIYKSFQALELSWNALTARAPE
- a CDS encoding ABC transporter permease, yielding MPGWIPSSTAGGPARLAGVVLFARSSPLGTACGIFLVLVALVAIFANYLAPYDPLRANYAAVRTPPGPGHLLGTDHLGRDALSRLIHGARITLLVAASSVLLGDSVGFVWGLTSGYLGRRFDMISQRVLEVLLSFPALILAMLLLTGLGSGLHTVIVAIAVTRVPLSTRVIRSVVLSIRESAYVDAARAIGAAPIRIIPRHIAPQCVAPLLVIVSLNLGTAIFAESALSFLGVGVPPPAPSWGNMLGGVLAEAFKPPWWMVIFPGVAITLTIMAANLFGDSLRDFMDPKLRRAIS
- a CDS encoding Gfo/Idh/MocA family oxidoreductase, with protein sequence MNTLKIGIIGCGAIAQIQHLPHLRELSDEFVIAGLCDLSPTLLATVGEEYGVPPERRFVDYRDLVRGDVEAVIVCPSGSHAAPSIAAARAGKHVFVEKPMCTTVAEAEAMVAAAEKAERILMVGYMKRHDPTYQYAQARVREMTDVRFIQVNHLHPDNSLHTAEFRVHRFDDIPAAMREATAAEYRRGVAEALGFSDPERVPPALFRAYSTILGSMIHDLGNLHGLFGPPARVRSTEIWAEGRGISTVLEYPDERRAVCTWVDLPELWEFRETLEVYGSRERVLVSFPTGFSRGLPSTVTIHGMDADRTPWKRERSWHDNPFKLELQHFRACVRDGKTPIADGRSAVHDIALVRDIVRAYPNT